A single window of Nitrospiria bacterium DNA harbors:
- a CDS encoding YifB family Mg chelatase-like AAA ATPase, producing MLSKTLSCVLYGLDAHLVEVEVDLSLGLPMFSIVGLPDLAVKESKDRVRAAIKNTGYPFPVKKITVNLAPADVKKEGSGFDLPMAVGILAAEGIIKEETLRDFLMIGELSLDGSIKGVKGILSMAVAARSARVKAFLVPASKAAEAAVVSGVDVFPMETLPQVVEFLNKRINLEPRKVNLEGLFAQNSHYQQDFSDVKGQDLAKRALEVSAAGGHNILMMGPPGSGKTMLAQRIPTILPPMNFEEAIETTKIHSIMGLLAERQGLVGTRPFRSPHHTISDAGLIGGGQIPKPGEVSLAHNGVLFLDELPEFKRNALEVLRQPLEEGKVTISRVNASLSYPAHFMLIAAMNPCQCGFFTDRTRECLCTPAQIQRYRAKVSGPLLDRIDIHIEVPTVPFKELTLDPLREDSKAIRERVHRARKMQVERYKREGIYCNSQLNPKQLKKYCELDDDSQKLFEMAMNKLSLSARAYHRILKVSRTIADLDQRGRIGAQDVSEAIQYRTLDRKNIV from the coding sequence GTGTGCTCTATGGTCTGGATGCCCACCTGGTCGAGGTCGAAGTTGATCTGTCCTTAGGTCTTCCCATGTTTTCAATTGTAGGACTTCCCGATCTGGCCGTAAAAGAAAGTAAAGATCGGGTTAGGGCGGCCATAAAAAACACCGGGTATCCTTTTCCAGTCAAAAAGATTACTGTTAACCTCGCACCCGCCGATGTGAAAAAGGAGGGCTCAGGTTTTGACCTTCCCATGGCTGTTGGAATTTTGGCTGCGGAAGGAATTATTAAGGAGGAAACCCTTCGAGATTTTTTGATGATCGGTGAGCTATCCCTGGATGGAAGTATCAAAGGGGTAAAAGGGATTCTTTCCATGGCAGTGGCTGCCCGTAGTGCAAGGGTGAAGGCTTTTCTGGTTCCTGCTTCAAAGGCAGCGGAGGCTGCTGTTGTTTCAGGGGTTGATGTTTTTCCCATGGAAACATTACCTCAAGTTGTTGAATTTTTGAATAAACGGATTAACCTTGAGCCCCGAAAGGTAAATTTAGAGGGGTTATTTGCGCAGAATTCCCACTACCAACAAGATTTCTCCGATGTAAAGGGCCAGGACCTTGCCAAAAGGGCTTTGGAGGTATCCGCTGCTGGGGGCCATAACATTCTGATGATGGGCCCCCCCGGTTCGGGAAAAACCATGTTGGCCCAACGGATACCCACCATTTTACCCCCAATGAATTTTGAAGAAGCAATTGAAACCACCAAAATCCATAGTATCATGGGGCTTTTAGCCGAACGACAAGGGTTGGTGGGAACTCGTCCTTTCCGATCGCCCCATCATACCATTTCGGATGCGGGGTTAATTGGAGGGGGCCAAATTCCAAAACCAGGGGAAGTGAGTCTTGCTCATAATGGTGTTCTTTTTCTGGATGAGCTACCCGAGTTTAAACGAAATGCTCTGGAGGTGCTGAGGCAACCGTTAGAGGAGGGGAAGGTTACCATTTCCCGTGTCAATGCATCCTTGTCTTATCCTGCTCATTTTATGCTAATTGCGGCCATGAACCCCTGTCAATGTGGATTTTTTACGGACAGGACAAGGGAGTGTTTATGCACCCCCGCCCAAATACAAAGATACCGGGCAAAGGTTTCTGGTCCTCTTTTAGATCGGATTGATATACATATTGAGGTGCCTACCGTGCCATTTAAAGAGTTAACTCTGGATCCCCTTCGGGAAGATTCAAAAGCCATTCGAGAAAGAGTGCATCGAGCCAGAAAAATGCAGGTAGAACGGTATAAAAGAGAGGGCATTTATTGTAATTCCCAATTGAATCCCAAACAGTTGAAAAAATATTGTGAATTGGATGATGATTCCCAAAAACTGTTTGAAATGGCCATGAATAAATTAAGTTTATCCGCCAGGGCCTATCATCGGATCCTAAAGGTATCCAGAACCATTGCGGATTTAGATCAAAGAGGGCGAATAGGTGCTCAGGACGTTTCTGAGGCCATTCAATACCGGACCTTAGACCGAAAAAATATTGTTTAA